A portion of the Leptospira noumeaensis genome contains these proteins:
- a CDS encoding adhesin OmpL37 family surface protein produces the protein MRTFLFCFLTCLCLCTARGNYANGNLQVAFGAEENYLLVRSLDSSIIHLGSPEEKQEYREIIDEYLRFKSLHIQGRYGDAYLAVRSTQSKLIKLYDKILTKNITLVRSELESLGRKSRDKEKAQTRAFLRLALRDVSEAEQKLVMARNTRPLLYLLKLREMLFSLKILKHAGKFVVFLNLLHDGKYMDSIESSDFDSIESELIRGFGKGTNPLLALHYDNSFLPFGEESIYDSMMTNYKAPEIKKD, from the coding sequence GTGCGAACTTTTCTTTTTTGTTTCCTAACTTGCCTCTGTCTCTGCACAGCACGGGGAAACTATGCCAACGGCAACTTACAGGTAGCCTTTGGAGCTGAAGAAAATTATCTTTTGGTTCGTTCCCTTGATTCCAGCATCATCCACTTAGGAAGCCCGGAAGAAAAACAAGAATACAGAGAAATCATCGATGAGTATTTACGATTCAAAAGCCTCCACATCCAAGGTCGGTATGGCGATGCCTATTTAGCCGTTCGCTCTACACAATCCAAACTCATCAAACTTTATGATAAAATTCTCACCAAAAATATAACACTGGTTCGTTCTGAATTGGAATCTCTTGGTAGAAAATCACGTGACAAAGAAAAAGCACAAACCCGTGCTTTTTTACGACTTGCCCTAAGGGACGTAAGCGAAGCCGAACAGAAGTTAGTGATGGCAAGGAACACACGCCCCCTACTTTATCTATTAAAACTTCGAGAAATGTTATTTTCTCTTAAAATTTTAAAACATGCAGGGAAGTTTGTGGTATTTCTCAACTTACTACATGATGGTAAGTATATGGATTCCATTGAGTCTTCTGATTTTGATTCCATTGAGTCGGAGCTCATCAGAGGATTTGGAAAAGGGACGAACCCACTACTCGCTCTCCATTATGATAATTCCTTTTTACCTTTTGGTGAAGAAAGTATCTACGATAGTATGATGACAAACTACAAAGCTCCTGAAATCAAAAAAGATTAA
- the cueR gene encoding Cu(I)-responsive transcriptional regulator, whose translation MNIGELSKETGVSAKLIRHYEGIGLIAEAGRTENGYRVYSSDDIHYLRFIKRSRELGFPLDDIKSLLGLWKNKSRSSKQVKLLAEKHLNELDIKLKQLKDMSDTLKNLVKHCHGDHRPDCPILKNLEQSGSIS comes from the coding sequence ATGAACATTGGTGAACTTTCGAAGGAAACAGGCGTCAGCGCCAAGCTCATCCGTCATTATGAAGGAATTGGTCTCATCGCAGAAGCTGGAAGAACAGAAAATGGATACCGGGTTTATAGTTCCGATGATATCCACTACTTACGTTTTATCAAAAGATCCAGAGAACTTGGGTTTCCATTGGATGATATCAAAAGTTTACTTGGGCTTTGGAAAAACAAATCACGAAGTAGCAAACAAGTAAAACTGCTCGCAGAAAAACACTTAAACGAACTAGACATTAAACTAAAACAATTAAAAGATATGTCGGACACTCTCAAAAATCTTGTGAAACATTGTCATGGGGATCATAGGCCGGACTGTCCCATTCTCAAAAATTTAGAACAAAGTGGATCCATTAGCTGA
- a CDS encoding LA_3751/LA_3752 family putative glycosyltransferase: MKQSKKAIGFFFSLAILAFGFLLFFTKQIEPFSDFALIEWQIKLANQGIFHLPYQNHLLDPNFHLFPFPSLFFHFHNGFAYSTFPNLYPILFSPIYGSFGLTGIKAAQFVLFFFSIYLFYQINKNAISAILLLSGSTIFIYIFLIHETILFFFLEVLILYLYHNRRTGLSGFLSLCLVWMRPEMIFSVAFLPFCFSEKQNWKRYLLAFLITGIVFSIVNQFTFGTFVPIRFFKRPEYQFRPEIAFYLFKITLEQIPIFFLFIIYLVKFFKKKEWFYRNISLLTITIIILLISPNTGGHNTPRYLFGLIPLYILLLRMNTNIENKISKRWLLLCLTLSIYSLVTLWNQTKELKKISKFQTNTLEELSKIEDQILVFNNSDFAFVALPLLDRKKNLLLLQNQNHRENLITILNAKNASSFTFLELPPSPIPIGETLKLPGCNKDCEFRTIETKTLPNALLPITATRYKRM, encoded by the coding sequence ATGAAACAATCAAAAAAAGCAATAGGTTTCTTCTTTAGTTTGGCAATTTTGGCTTTTGGTTTTTTGTTATTTTTTACAAAACAAATAGAACCTTTCTCTGATTTTGCGTTAATAGAGTGGCAGATAAAACTTGCAAACCAGGGAATCTTCCATCTTCCTTATCAAAATCATTTGTTAGATCCGAACTTTCATTTATTCCCCTTCCCCTCTCTATTTTTTCATTTTCACAATGGTTTTGCCTATTCCACATTTCCGAATTTATATCCCATTTTATTTTCTCCGATTTACGGAAGTTTTGGCCTTACAGGAATCAAAGCCGCACAATTTGTTCTATTTTTCTTTTCCATCTATCTTTTTTATCAAATCAATAAAAATGCAATCTCCGCAATACTTCTGTTATCTGGTTCAACAATTTTCATCTATATTTTTCTAATCCATGAAACCATTTTATTTTTCTTTCTAGAAGTTTTGATTTTGTATCTCTATCACAATCGGCGAACGGGTTTGTCTGGATTTTTGTCTCTGTGTTTGGTTTGGATGCGACCAGAAATGATTTTTTCTGTCGCCTTTCTTCCATTTTGTTTTTCAGAAAAACAAAACTGGAAAAGATATTTGTTAGCTTTTTTGATTACAGGAATTGTTTTCTCTATAGTAAATCAATTTACCTTTGGGACTTTCGTTCCAATCCGCTTTTTTAAAAGACCTGAATACCAATTCCGGCCTGAAATCGCTTTCTATTTGTTCAAAATTACTTTAGAGCAGATTCCTATTTTCTTTCTCTTCATCATATACTTAGTAAAGTTTTTTAAAAAAAAGGAATGGTTTTATCGAAACATATCGTTACTAACAATCACAATAATCATTCTACTCATTTCACCAAACACGGGAGGACACAATACACCTCGATATTTATTCGGACTCATTCCACTTTATATTTTGTTACTCCGAATGAACACAAACATAGAAAACAAAATTTCAAAACGATGGCTACTACTCTGTTTGACACTTTCTATTTATAGTTTAGTAACTCTTTGGAACCAAACCAAGGAATTGAAAAAAATTTCAAAATTCCAGACCAATACCTTAGAAGAATTATCGAAAATTGAAGATCAAATTCTTGTTTTTAATAACTCCGACTTTGCTTTTGTAGCTTTACCCCTCCTGGATAGAAAAAAAAATCTTTTGTTGTTACAAAACCAAAATCATAGAGAAAACCTCATCACAATTCTAAATGCAAAAAATGCCAGTTCCTTTACTTTTTTGGAACTCCCTCCTTCTCCCATTCCCATAGGTGAAACCTTAAAGTTACCTGGCTGTAACAAAGATTGTGAATTTCGAACCATTGAAACAAAGACCTTACCCAATGCCCTACTCCCCATTACAGCAACCAGATACAAACGAATGTAA
- a CDS encoding AraC family transcriptional regulator: protein MDIRFIRPPSSLESSVKEFWIWKGVNARELPWILPSYECEMVFHLGTPPLVETENKEIFPLPKIHLVGPQTRRWRILSESELSLFAVRFFVGGMYSLFSKRGDELQNQFTEIENKLGLGEFSDSNFPTDDLISHFLTIFLKDHPGQPSEIPTYVRFALLELTRPAAPINHLCRRIGISRKQLDRKFKEIVGMNPSEYRTVHRLLDMVRNPEHYRKNNPDLRFTDLAQEFEYSDQSHFNRDFKRISGSIPNEWFGEYKKMSHFYNHDSSYTDRMGT from the coding sequence TTGGACATTCGATTTATAAGACCTCCTTCCTCTTTAGAATCCTCTGTAAAAGAATTCTGGATTTGGAAGGGTGTGAATGCAAGAGAACTTCCTTGGATTTTGCCATCTTACGAGTGTGAGATGGTATTCCATTTAGGAACACCTCCACTTGTAGAAACAGAAAACAAAGAAATATTTCCGTTACCAAAAATTCATCTTGTGGGTCCACAGACTAGAAGGTGGAGGATTTTATCAGAATCAGAATTAAGTTTATTTGCTGTGCGATTTTTTGTGGGAGGAATGTATTCGCTTTTTTCCAAACGAGGGGATGAATTACAAAACCAGTTTACAGAAATTGAAAACAAGCTAGGATTAGGTGAATTTTCAGATTCGAATTTCCCAACCGATGATCTAATTTCTCATTTTCTCACTATCTTTCTGAAAGATCATCCGGGACAACCTTCAGAAATACCAACCTATGTTCGGTTTGCACTTTTGGAACTCACACGTCCTGCGGCTCCCATAAATCATTTATGTAGAAGGATCGGAATTTCTAGAAAACAATTGGATCGTAAATTTAAGGAAATTGTGGGGATGAACCCTTCTGAATACAGAACAGTGCATAGGTTACTCGATATGGTGAGAAATCCAGAACACTACCGAAAAAACAATCCAGATTTACGTTTTACAGATTTAGCTCAGGAATTTGAATATTCGGACCAATCTCACTTCAATCGCGATTTCAAACGAATTTCCGGAAGTATTCCCAACGAATGGTTTGGAGAATATAAAAAAATGTCCCATTTTTACAATCATGATTCGTCCTATACTGATAGGATGGGAACATGA
- the purT gene encoding formate-dependent phosphoribosylglycinamide formyltransferase, which produces MIGTPFTPKATKLLLLGSGELGKEVAIEANRLGVHVIAVDRYPNAPAMLVAQESRVINMLDPKELEATIRELKPDFVVPEIEAIHTETLVRLEAEGFCIIPSAKAVNLTMNREGIRNFVSNELGIKTSHFLFADTESDFTQAVKEIGFPCVVKPIMSSSGKGQSLVRNESEIQKAWEYGQTGGRTGKGKMIIEEFIPFDFEITLLTIRHIGGTKFLPPIGHRQVNGDYVESWMPQPMTELALRAAEKIAEAVTTGLGGMGIFGVELFVKGDEVYFSEVSPRPHDTGLVTLISQNYSEFSLHARALLGLPIPELIFQTPAASSAILLEGKTTSPVYIGLEDALKQKGVDIRIFGKPEIDGKRRMGVSLAIGNTIEEAKEKANRARDYIQLK; this is translated from the coding sequence ATGATCGGAACACCATTTACTCCCAAAGCTACCAAACTTTTACTCCTTGGATCGGGAGAACTTGGCAAAGAAGTTGCCATTGAAGCAAACCGCCTAGGTGTTCATGTCATTGCAGTGGATCGTTATCCAAATGCACCAGCAATGCTCGTCGCTCAAGAATCTCGTGTCATTAATATGTTAGATCCAAAAGAATTGGAAGCCACCATACGAGAGTTAAAGCCTGATTTTGTTGTTCCCGAAATTGAAGCCATTCATACTGAAACATTGGTTCGATTGGAAGCCGAAGGTTTTTGTATCATCCCTAGTGCCAAAGCAGTGAACCTTACGATGAACCGGGAGGGGATTCGTAATTTTGTTTCTAATGAACTAGGAATCAAAACATCCCATTTTCTTTTTGCAGATACAGAATCAGATTTCACCCAAGCGGTAAAAGAGATTGGATTTCCTTGTGTGGTCAAACCCATTATGAGTTCCTCTGGAAAAGGACAAAGTTTGGTACGAAACGAATCCGAAATCCAAAAGGCTTGGGAGTATGGACAAACGGGAGGGAGGACAGGAAAAGGTAAAATGATCATTGAAGAATTTATACCTTTTGATTTTGAAATCACTCTTCTCACCATACGCCATATAGGTGGAACCAAGTTTTTACCACCCATTGGACATAGACAGGTGAACGGAGATTATGTGGAATCGTGGATGCCACAACCCATGACTGAACTTGCTTTACGTGCAGCAGAAAAAATTGCAGAAGCAGTAACTACAGGACTTGGAGGAATGGGAATTTTTGGAGTCGAATTATTTGTCAAAGGAGATGAAGTCTACTTTAGCGAAGTATCTCCAAGACCACATGACACAGGGCTTGTCACTCTTATCTCTCAAAACTATTCTGAATTTTCTCTCCACGCGAGAGCCTTACTTGGACTCCCTATCCCTGAACTTATTTTTCAAACACCCGCTGCCAGTTCCGCCATCTTATTGGAAGGAAAAACAACTTCTCCGGTTTATATTGGTTTAGAAGATGCTTTAAAACAAAAAGGAGTGGACATCCGAATTTTTGGAAAACCGGAAATTGACGGGAAACGCCGAATGGGTGTTAGTTTAGCAATTGGAAACACAATTGAAGAAGCCAAAGAAAAAGCAAACCGGGCCCGGGACTACATCCAATTAAAATAA
- a CDS encoding PAS domain-containing sensor histidine kinase, translating to MFQTNYNDLLSNIPDLVCELDALEKISYANSFHKHRLGYEWHEILGRSVDDFFHPEDQREVREKISHLQMPGSETTGIWRIAHKNGHFLTFECRGKLQPDSNGNRRIIVIARDITEELRKDFELHRNVVVPNSSSTDLQPKPADLHQKNFFELKMSQFEFSQLKHAFDEHAIIAITDKNGQISYVNDRFCEISMYTREELIGNNHRLLNSGFHSPEFFDRMYHMIQNGYVWKGDIRNKTKTGSIYWVSATIVPLRAIDGSINRFFALHTLITRTIESEEKVSQLLQEKELLLQEVHHRIKNNLFSVYSLLKMQANFSNDDHLKEQFDEAAGRLRSMMALYDRLYRSQNPNTIDFKDYIPNLVREILTTYPKIINFEFVSPLTIVVKPDIANNVGIILNELICNSVKHSFRSVDSGNIEVLIQKLEDQILFIYTDNGEPLPETFSLENSDAGFGIKLLNLLVLQLKGKVKVTPGHKIQFELLFPNK from the coding sequence ATGTTTCAAACAAATTACAACGATTTACTTTCAAACATTCCTGATTTAGTCTGTGAGTTGGATGCATTAGAAAAAATTAGTTACGCAAATTCGTTCCATAAACATAGGTTAGGTTACGAGTGGCATGAAATCCTTGGTCGTTCGGTAGATGATTTTTTTCATCCAGAGGATCAAAGGGAGGTTCGTGAAAAAATCTCTCATTTACAGATGCCTGGATCGGAAACCACGGGAATTTGGCGGATCGCTCATAAAAACGGACATTTTTTAACCTTTGAATGCAGAGGAAAATTACAACCAGATTCCAATGGAAATAGAAGGATCATTGTCATTGCTCGTGACATTACGGAAGAACTTAGAAAAGACTTTGAACTTCATAGAAACGTCGTAGTTCCAAACTCCAGTTCTACTGATTTACAGCCGAAACCTGCGGATCTTCATCAAAAGAATTTTTTTGAATTAAAAATGTCTCAGTTTGAGTTTTCACAATTGAAACATGCTTTTGATGAACATGCAATCATTGCAATAACCGATAAAAATGGACAAATTTCTTATGTGAACGACAGATTCTGTGAAATTTCAATGTATACGAGGGAAGAGCTTATAGGAAATAACCATCGTTTGTTGAACTCGGGATTCCATTCTCCCGAGTTTTTTGATCGTATGTATCATATGATACAAAATGGTTATGTTTGGAAAGGTGACATTAGAAACAAAACGAAAACTGGATCTATTTATTGGGTAAGCGCTACCATTGTTCCTTTACGTGCTATTGACGGCAGTATCAATCGTTTTTTTGCCTTACATACTTTAATCACTCGTACCATTGAATCGGAAGAAAAAGTTTCTCAGTTGCTGCAGGAAAAGGAATTACTTTTACAAGAAGTGCACCACCGAATCAAAAATAATTTATTCTCTGTTTATAGCCTTCTGAAGATGCAAGCTAACTTTTCAAATGATGATCATTTGAAAGAACAGTTTGATGAAGCTGCCGGTCGATTGAGAAGTATGATGGCTTTGTATGATCGTTTGTACAGGTCACAAAATCCGAATACAATTGATTTCAAAGATTACATTCCTAATTTGGTTCGGGAAATTTTAACTACATATCCAAAAATCATTAATTTTGAATTTGTTTCTCCTTTGACGATTGTTGTGAAACCGGATATTGCTAACAATGTCGGAATTATTTTGAACGAACTTATTTGTAATTCAGTGAAACATTCCTTTCGCTCGGTGGATTCAGGAAATATTGAAGTTCTGATTCAAAAACTAGAGGATCAAATTCTATTTATTTATACAGACAATGGGGAACCTTTGCCAGAAACATTTTCTCTGGAAAATTCCGATGCTGGGTTTGGAATCAAACTGCTGAATTTACTGGTTTTGCAGCTGAAAGGAAAAGTAAAGGTAACCCCTGGGCACAAGATTCAGTTTGAGTTACTTTTTCCCAACAAATAA
- a CDS encoding ankyrin repeat domain-containing protein: MIQNIIDFVGKTKSNLRLRTLCSSISREDKETFDLLLSDSDLKEVLVSESPLLLGIAVAEVSDIYYLKKLLALGLDPNMPDNMGLYPIHKATETGNVAAVEVLLNSAADPNASDPSGVTALHIANSFDGLSEISDLLIRMGANIYQRDKLGKRYLM, from the coding sequence ATGATTCAGAACATAATTGATTTCGTAGGAAAAACCAAGTCCAACCTGAGGTTACGGACCTTGTGTTCTTCCATTAGCAGAGAAGATAAGGAAACTTTTGATTTGTTATTATCGGATTCAGACTTAAAAGAAGTTTTGGTATCCGAATCACCGTTACTTTTAGGCATCGCAGTTGCAGAAGTTTCTGATATTTATTATTTAAAAAAATTACTCGCACTTGGGCTAGATCCGAACATGCCAGATAACATGGGTTTGTATCCGATTCACAAAGCAACTGAAACAGGAAATGTGGCAGCTGTGGAAGTATTACTTAATTCAGCAGCTGATCCCAATGCCTCTGATCCCAGTGGGGTTACGGCACTTCATATTGCCAATAGTTTTGATGGACTCAGTGAAATTTCAGATCTCCTCATTCGGATGGGTGCCAATATTTACCAAAGAGACAAACTTGGTAAACGTTACTTAATGTAA
- a CDS encoding heavy metal translocating P-type ATPase, with translation METLNKTTEQTLDLFGMTCANCALRIEKGLSKMEGVTDVRVNFARESVFLRTDDSVSVNSLLEKVESLGYSALVHDAGKQSETEKKQKDQIRNLKIRFLLSAFFSLPLFYGMVTHFSFLSFMPMPHFLMDRYVQMLIAFPVQFLIGFPFYQSAYRALRNGSANMDVLVVIGTSAAYGYSVFGKDLYFETSAVLITFILGGKWIEHFAKGKSSDGINALLKLRPEKASILSNGIWTEVPNEYLKQGDLVLVKAGERFPMDGIISEGNSFADESMLTGESMPVEKTLGDPILGGTVNGGGSLVVKATKVGNDTTLSHIIRSVEESLGTKAPIQRIADRISAYFVPVVITISLIDFLVWYFFVSPGIITSAIETSIAILVIACPCALGLATPISLLVGTGRAAKRGVLFRSAEALESVAKINWIAFDKTGTLTEGKPKVTGLTQFGFIESEFEFDSALRNIIEMEKTSDHPLAKAIVAYGKEKNLLSERLDMVSTKTYPGGGIQSEQNGNSFYAGKQEFVEENGFNIRSEITNTIKPWTEDGSSLVFVGIRGKLNGMFVFRIEDGLRPESKKAISELKSIGVEPILLTGDNLSSAEKVAKFVGINSVHSGLRPDDKAKIIRTFKTNQIHSAMVGDGINDAPALAAADVGIAMGTGSDVAINTADVVLVNGDIQRIVDLIRIGKDTVINIRQNFGWALGYNLLGIPIAASGLLVPWVSGLAMALSSISVVFNALRMSRWK, from the coding sequence TTGGAAACCTTGAATAAAACCACAGAACAAACATTAGATCTTTTTGGTATGACCTGTGCCAATTGTGCCCTTCGGATAGAGAAGGGCCTTTCCAAAATGGAAGGTGTAACGGATGTTCGAGTCAATTTTGCAAGGGAGTCTGTTTTTTTACGAACTGATGATTCGGTCAGCGTAAATTCGCTTTTAGAAAAAGTAGAGTCTCTAGGGTATTCTGCACTGGTTCATGATGCAGGTAAACAATCAGAAACAGAAAAAAAACAAAAAGACCAAATTCGGAATTTAAAAATTCGGTTCCTGCTTTCTGCTTTTTTCTCCTTACCTTTGTTTTACGGGATGGTCACACATTTTAGTTTTTTAAGTTTTATGCCTATGCCTCATTTTTTGATGGATCGGTATGTTCAAATGTTGATTGCCTTTCCTGTTCAATTTTTAATTGGATTCCCTTTTTATCAGTCGGCTTATCGTGCCTTAAGGAATGGATCGGCGAATATGGATGTCCTTGTTGTGATAGGAACAAGTGCTGCTTATGGATACAGTGTGTTCGGAAAGGATCTGTATTTTGAAACCTCTGCCGTTTTAATTACCTTCATTTTGGGTGGTAAGTGGATCGAACATTTTGCCAAAGGGAAAAGTAGTGATGGAATCAATGCTCTACTCAAACTTCGTCCTGAGAAAGCATCCATCCTTTCCAATGGAATTTGGACAGAAGTTCCGAATGAATATTTAAAACAGGGTGACCTTGTGTTAGTAAAAGCTGGGGAAAGGTTCCCGATGGATGGGATCATTTCGGAAGGGAATAGTTTTGCCGATGAATCAATGTTAACTGGTGAGAGTATGCCGGTGGAAAAAACATTAGGTGATCCAATCTTGGGTGGGACTGTGAATGGAGGTGGTTCTCTCGTTGTGAAAGCAACTAAAGTTGGAAATGACACCACACTTTCCCATATCATTCGTTCTGTGGAAGAATCTCTTGGTACAAAAGCACCCATCCAAAGGATTGCTGATCGGATTTCTGCTTATTTTGTTCCTGTTGTGATCACGATCAGTTTGATCGATTTTTTAGTTTGGTACTTTTTTGTTAGCCCAGGAATCATCACTTCTGCCATTGAAACAAGTATCGCGATCTTAGTCATTGCTTGTCCCTGTGCCTTGGGACTCGCTACACCCATCTCTTTACTCGTTGGAACAGGACGGGCCGCAAAACGAGGAGTTCTCTTTCGAAGTGCCGAAGCATTGGAATCCGTCGCAAAAATCAATTGGATTGCCTTTGATAAAACGGGAACCCTTACCGAAGGAAAACCCAAGGTGACAGGACTGACCCAGTTTGGATTTATTGAATCTGAATTTGAATTTGACTCTGCACTACGTAACATTATAGAAATGGAAAAAACTTCTGACCATCCCTTAGCAAAGGCCATTGTTGCTTATGGCAAGGAAAAAAATCTGTTGAGTGAAAGGCTCGATATGGTTTCTACAAAAACATATCCTGGTGGTGGGATCCAATCCGAACAAAATGGGAACAGTTTTTATGCCGGTAAACAAGAGTTTGTTGAGGAGAATGGTTTTAATATCCGTTCAGAAATCACAAATACCATAAAACCTTGGACAGAGGATGGATCAAGTTTGGTTTTTGTGGGCATTCGAGGGAAATTAAATGGAATGTTTGTCTTTCGCATTGAAGATGGATTAAGACCCGAATCAAAAAAAGCCATTTCTGAATTGAAGTCAATAGGTGTAGAACCAATCCTCCTAACAGGCGATAATCTATCTTCTGCAGAAAAAGTAGCAAAATTTGTGGGGATCAATTCTGTTCATTCAGGCCTTCGTCCAGATGATAAAGCAAAAATCATCAGAACTTTCAAAACAAATCAAATCCATTCCGCTATGGTTGGTGATGGAATCAACGACGCACCGGCCCTTGCGGCTGCGGATGTGGGAATTGCTATGGGTACTGGATCGGACGTTGCCATTAACACAGCTGATGTTGTGCTTGTGAATGGAGACATCCAAAGGATAGTGGATCTTATTCGGATCGGTAAGGATACTGTGATCAACATTAGACAAAACTTTGGATGGGCACTCGGATACAACTTACTTGGGATTCCGATTGCTGCCTCCGGTTTACTTGTGCCTTGGGTGAGTGGGCTTGCCATGGCTCTCAGTTCTATATCCGTAGTTTTTAATGCACTTCGGATGAGTCGTTGGAAATAA
- a CDS encoding SGNH/GDSL hydrolase family protein, which produces MKKDKEQTTILPKPIKFGLYTLLIFSVLLSFCRLIDLAGLFNFSYGHYYFPVNQKIPFFRQGEREFAEINEFGFRIGTLKTNITCSYLLLGDSQTFGSGIFKKDSFPEILNRETNCHWVNVSIPGFTLENEFSMYEKVSPSFPSKDVYLFVYGNDIYETGDTPDYLHFVNHQKWYFHIVAFFFPESSRLYLKGIYFESIQKRMEEELERVSKLPYIAPDTKAKQEEVIDFLPIKTLFQISPSYLSSSLDTKTFAKKDFERWKQVFFRLKDKIEKDGKHLRVVYIPLEVEFDRTRYDVYENIGFKMNPKWLESDSELVLDLIQLTQENHIPLIDLRKWMRYRTDLLQNGDIHLNEVATRLIAEILKKDLQ; this is translated from the coding sequence ATGAAAAAAGATAAAGAACAAACTACAATCTTACCCAAACCTATAAAATTTGGTTTATATACCTTACTTATCTTTTCTGTTTTACTTTCCTTTTGCAGGCTCATCGATTTGGCTGGGTTATTCAATTTTTCGTATGGTCATTACTATTTTCCGGTAAATCAAAAGATTCCTTTTTTCCGGCAAGGGGAAAGAGAATTTGCTGAAATCAATGAATTTGGTTTTCGCATTGGTACTTTAAAAACAAATATTACATGCTCCTATTTGTTATTAGGTGATTCTCAAACCTTTGGTTCTGGGATATTTAAAAAAGATAGTTTCCCCGAAATTTTAAATCGAGAAACGAACTGTCATTGGGTCAATGTAAGTATTCCCGGGTTCACTTTGGAAAATGAATTTTCTATGTACGAGAAGGTTAGTCCTTCTTTCCCATCAAAAGATGTATATTTGTTTGTTTATGGAAATGATATTTATGAAACAGGGGACACCCCTGACTATTTACATTTTGTGAATCATCAAAAATGGTACTTCCATATAGTTGCATTTTTTTTTCCTGAATCCAGTCGTTTGTATTTAAAAGGAATTTATTTCGAATCGATACAAAAACGAATGGAAGAAGAACTGGAACGGGTATCGAAACTCCCTTATATTGCTCCGGATACAAAGGCTAAACAAGAGGAAGTGATTGATTTTCTTCCAATAAAAACATTGTTTCAAATTAGTCCTTCTTATCTTTCAAGTTCTCTTGATACAAAAACATTTGCTAAAAAAGATTTTGAAAGGTGGAAACAGGTATTCTTTCGATTGAAAGATAAAATTGAAAAGGATGGTAAACATCTAAGAGTTGTCTACATTCCTTTGGAAGTTGAGTTTGATAGAACTCGTTATGATGTTTACGAAAACATTGGATTTAAAATGAATCCGAAATGGTTGGAATCAGATTCCGAATTGGTTCTCGATTTAATCCAACTAACACAGGAAAATCATATTCCACTAATCGATTTACGAAAATGGATGAGGTATCGCACCGACTTATTACAAAATGGCGACATTCACTTAAATGAAGTAGCCACAAGGCTTATCGCTGAAATTCTAAAGAAAGATTTACAATAG
- a CDS encoding heavy-metal-associated domain-containing protein, with protein MVNYKIGGMTCGHCKKTVEKVFAENGKKATANVEEQIVSVNETLSDSELNALRERLGEDGYSLGNLE; from the coding sequence ATGGTTAATTATAAAATTGGAGGAATGACTTGTGGGCATTGTAAAAAAACTGTAGAAAAAGTTTTTGCTGAAAATGGAAAGAAAGCCACAGCCAATGTAGAAGAACAAATTGTATCAGTAAATGAAACCTTAAGCGACTCAGAGCTTAATGCACTGAGGGAGAGGTTAGGTGAGGATGGATATTCCCTTGGAAACCTTGAATAA